The following proteins are encoded in a genomic region of Mahella australiensis 50-1 BON:
- a CDS encoding VWA domain-containing protein: MNFINPWGLLFGLSIPAIILLYLLKQQHEDVEVSSTFLWRMALKDVQASQPWQRFKRNLLLLLQLLAAAVMTLMIARPYLASQAQGYDYVVILDASASMRAVDVKPSRFDKAKGEIDKLIDGLLPKEHMSIITVDGKARIAANWSSDRAVLKDALNGLKPGNAADNMDDAVYLAQAMLKERKDARVYIYSDKPYGFDDKAYQSVVIRGDPINRAVAGVSYTAADDGIAVLSKVANFGGDATLSVECLADGKTIDVKEVNIPAGEAADVYWNDIPDNAGIIEIRILNEDDLMADNAGWAAIRAADKAKVLLITQRNAFLEKALSLRNDIEVFKTTYDQAGDMSGYRLYIFDGYMPAETPKDGNIIVFNPKGENDMLKVGASYEPSGVKARDLSTYADLMKYVRPEEFHIAKAVDIEVPTWADVLFGDETHPLMLAGEQDSRRIAAFAFDLHDSDMPLKMDFPILMQNVLAWMLPPVVDNDVQIYAGSDVDINPLPQAENVNVITPSGKTVAVAPPFPPAPFAYADEVGVYTVEQRWNGGSAKGYFTVTIPTEQESDLAADGKSYAQAPSQQTGANPVSRTELKPYLAWLALLLVLIEWQVYQRGY; this comes from the coding sequence ATGAACTTTATCAACCCGTGGGGTCTGTTATTCGGGCTGTCCATTCCAGCTATAATACTGCTTTACCTGCTCAAGCAACAGCATGAAGACGTGGAGGTATCCAGCACCTTTCTGTGGAGGATGGCTTTGAAGGATGTGCAGGCCAGTCAGCCGTGGCAGCGCTTTAAAAGAAACCTGCTGTTACTGCTCCAGCTTTTGGCCGCGGCCGTTATGACGCTTATGATAGCCAGGCCTTATTTGGCATCGCAGGCTCAGGGTTACGATTATGTGGTCATACTGGATGCATCGGCCAGCATGCGGGCCGTCGATGTCAAGCCTAGCCGCTTCGACAAGGCCAAGGGGGAGATAGATAAGCTGATAGATGGTTTGTTGCCTAAGGAGCATATGAGCATCATAACCGTTGACGGCAAGGCCCGCATAGCCGCCAATTGGTCGTCGGACAGGGCAGTGCTCAAGGATGCGCTCAACGGCTTAAAACCCGGTAACGCGGCCGATAATATGGATGACGCCGTATATCTGGCCCAGGCCATGCTAAAGGAGCGCAAGGATGCGCGCGTTTATATATACAGCGACAAGCCGTATGGCTTTGACGATAAGGCGTATCAGTCGGTGGTCATACGCGGCGATCCGATTAACAGGGCGGTAGCGGGCGTCAGCTATACCGCGGCCGACGACGGCATAGCTGTGTTGTCCAAGGTAGCCAACTTCGGCGGCGACGCGACGCTGTCGGTGGAGTGCCTGGCCGATGGTAAGACAATAGATGTAAAAGAGGTAAACATACCAGCAGGCGAGGCAGCCGATGTTTATTGGAACGATATACCGGATAACGCCGGCATCATAGAGATACGCATATTGAATGAAGATGACCTCATGGCCGACAACGCCGGATGGGCTGCCATACGCGCCGCCGATAAAGCCAAGGTGCTGCTGATCACGCAGCGTAACGCCTTTTTGGAAAAGGCATTGAGCCTTAGAAACGATATAGAGGTATTTAAGACAACATATGATCAGGCGGGCGATATGAGCGGCTACAGGCTGTATATATTCGATGGCTATATGCCGGCAGAAACGCCCAAAGACGGCAATATCATAGTATTCAATCCCAAGGGCGAAAATGATATGTTGAAAGTCGGCGCCTCTTATGAACCGAGCGGCGTTAAAGCCCGGGATCTGTCGACATATGCTGATCTTATGAAATACGTCCGGCCCGAAGAATTTCATATAGCTAAAGCCGTGGATATAGAGGTCCCGACGTGGGCCGACGTGTTGTTCGGCGATGAAACCCATCCGCTCATGCTGGCGGGTGAGCAGGATAGCAGGCGCATAGCGGCGTTTGCGTTTGACCTTCACGACAGCGATATGCCTCTTAAGATGGATTTTCCCATACTCATGCAAAATGTGTTGGCATGGATGCTGCCGCCGGTCGTGGACAACGATGTGCAGATTTATGCAGGCAGCGACGTCGACATAAACCCGCTGCCGCAGGCCGAGAATGTAAACGTCATAACGCCGTCGGGCAAAACCGTGGCAGTGGCGCCGCCATTCCCGCCGGCTCCTTTCGCTTATGCCGATGAGGTGGGCGTGTACACCGTCGAGCAGCGGTGGAACGGTGGCTCAGCCAAAGGGTATTTTACGGTGACCATACCTACGGAGCAGGAGTCCGATCTTGCGGCGGATGGTAAGTCATATGCTCAAGCGCCATCTCAGCAAACCGGCGCAAATCCTGTATCGCGCACCGAATTGAAGCCTTATCTGGCATGGCTCGCATTGTTGTTAGTACTCATAGAATGGCAGGTATATCAACGTGGCTATTGA